CAATCACCACCGCATCTGGGCTGCTGCTCTTGATCTGCTCACAAACGCTGCCCATGATCTTGGCGTTGGTTGCTAGCAGATCGTCGCGGCTCATCCCCGGCTTGCGCGGGATGCCTGCGGTGACGACCACCACGTCGCTCCCAGCAGTATCGGCATAGTCATTGGTGCCCGTGATGTTCGCGTCGTAGCCCATCACTGGCGAAGCCTGCATCAGGTCGAGTGCTTTACCGCGAGGCATGTCGGCGAAGTCGCCAGGGATGTCGACGAGCACAATGTCCCCAAGCTCTGCGGCAGCACACCAATGGGCCGTGGTCGCCCCGACATTACCGGCACCAATAATGCTGATCTTTGCACGCCTCATGGCAATCGTTCTCCCAAAATGCTTATTTTCCGCAAACTGCCGAGCGATATCCGCTCACGCTGAAAAGTATCGCGCTAGCAAGAGAGTGATGCAAGGGCCCTGATTCTGTAGACAGAGTGGCGAGAAAGACTTACGAACCACGACGACACGATAGGCAGCACGCAACCACAAAACGTTGTGCTCGTCGTGTCGTCGTGGTTCAAATGGCCTAGTGCAGTTCGCTAGTTGGCTCACCAAGCCAAGCAAAACGCTCCAGCGCGGCATTCATCCCCTGTTGCAACTGCTGAGCCGATTGACGGCCTTTGAGACGTTGCAAAGGTTGCCCGTCGGGCGAAAAGAGCTGGATCGTCGGAAAACCGGAAACACCAAACTTCCGGCAGACCTTAGGCTCCGCATCGGCGTCAATCGTGATGCAGGTGAAGCGAGAGGCGAGTGCTTGCACGGCGGCGTTTCGGAAAGCGTCGTCCTCCATCTGGTGGCAGAAGGTACACCACTCGGCAGTGAAAAACATCAGGATTGGCCGACCGGTAGATTCAGCGACCTTCAGGCCGTCTTCTAGTCCGACGACGAAATCGATTCCGCCCTTGGTGACTGTCTGTGCCTGGACCTGCTGTGCTACTTGCTCCGCTTGATCAGCATTAAGCGATGCCTCCTGACATCCTAGGTTGCTGGAAGTTGAAACAATCAGAGCCAGTAGGAGAAGGAAGCGACGCATGGCGGTGAAGTGCTAGCAGAATTTGTGATGGTTTTGGGCGCAGTGTATTTGTCGTATCGCCAGTGTGGGCCTCTCGCTTCACCATTTTGCATAGGTCTTTTCGCGCACTCGCCCTAGACGCCGGTCGCTTGCATTTCTACGATCCGCGACCCACCACGATGGATTTGCTTCGTGATGGATTTCAGCGTTTGGGGGAACGCAAAGTGGTTTTGCTTTCCGGAGTAAGCGTTGGCCTCAAACGCGCTGACAAATTCGACGACAACTAGTGCGGGTTGGATAGCACGTGCGCAGGATCTCATCCTGCCGGTGGCCATTATTACCAGCGTGCTGGTGATTCTCGTGCCGCTGCCGACTCCGTTGATGGACGTGTTACTGGCGGCGAACATCACCGTGTCGGTGATCATTCTGCTGACGACGATTTACGTTGCCACTCCGCTTGAGTTTAGCATCTTCCCTACGTTGCTCCTGGCAACAACGCTTGCGCGGCTCGTACTCAATGTTGCTACGACTCGGCTGATCCTGACGCGAGCAGCCATTGATGGCGAGGGAGCCGCGGGCGGTGTCATCACGCAGTTCGCTCAGTTCGTTGCCGGCGATCAAATCGTCGTCGGGCTGATCATCTTCATCATCATTGTGCTGATCCAGTTCGTGGTGATCACCAAAGGTGCCACACGAATTAGTGAAGTAGCTGCACGTTTTGCACTCGATGGGATGCCGGGCAAACAGATGGCGATCGACGCTGATCTCAACGCGGGCATCATCG
The Lacipirellulaceae bacterium genome window above contains:
- a CDS encoding thioredoxin family protein: MRRFLLLLALIVSTSSNLGCQEASLNADQAEQVAQQVQAQTVTKGGIDFVVGLEDGLKVAESTGRPILMFFTAEWCTFCHQMEDDAFRNAAVQALASRFTCITIDADAEPKVCRKFGVSGFPTIQLFSPDGQPLQRLKGRQSAQQLQQGMNAALERFAWLGEPTSELH